GGGGACCGGACTCCGCTGGTGGCCGCCGACGGCACCAAGTACCTCGGCGTGGCGCTGACGGTCGAAGCGCTCGAGGCGATGGCGCGCACGGTTGGCGACGGCGGTCCGGTCACCGTTGCCGTGCCTGCGTATTGGTCCGAGGGCCAGTACGCCGCGATGCGTGAGGAGTTTTTCGCCCAACCCGGCCTGGCGCCCGGCGGTGTGCCCCCGGCGTTGATCTCCGACGCGACCGCCGCGCTCGCGGCGCTTTGCGCCAAACCGGGATTCCCGACGGACGGCGTCGTCGCCCTGTGCGACTTCGGCGCCAGCGGCACCAGTGTCACGCTGAGCGACGCCGGCGCGGGCTTCGACCAGATCGGCGCCACCCTCCGCGATCCCGAATTCTCCGGCGACACGATCGATCAGCTCATGGTGAGTCATCTGCGGGCAGACCCACCGGATGGGTCGCTGACGCGCCTGCTCGGTGAATGCCGGCACGCCAAGGAACAGCTGTCGGCGGCCACCGTGGCCGTCATTGCGGGCCGGCCGGGTTCCGGCGAGGATGTCCGGCTGTCCCGCACGGAATTCGAGCAACTTATCGCGGGCCCGCTCGACCTCTTCGTCAGCAACGTCGAAGAGATGCTGCAGCGCAACGGGATTCCGCGGACCACCCTGCGCGCTCTGGCGACGGTCGGCGGTGGGGCCAGCATCCCGCTGATCACCACGCGCCTGTCGGAGCGCCTGGGGGTGCCGATCTTCACCACCGGCCAACCCACGTTCAGCGCCGCGATCGGCGCGGCGGTGCTCGGCCAGCGGCAGTCATCCGGGGGCACACCGACCGTCATGGGGGCCGTGGTCGACACGCCGACCGACATGGTTGGCGTCCCACCGACCGAGGTGGCGCCAGCCGCGTGGGCCGCGCGGGCCGCAAGTGACGACAAATCGTCGACGTACCGTGCCCTGGCGTGGTCACAAGACGTCGCGGGAGACGAGCCGGTGCCCTACGCCGGATCCGGCGCGACTGGCAAATATGCCTGGGAAACAACGGGATTCGACTATGCGGCCGAGGCCCGCCCGGTCACCGAAGCCGGGACACTGCCGTGGTACAAACGCGCCGCCCTGGTGTTGGGCGTGGCCGGCGCCGGAGCGGCCGTCTTGGTTACCGTGCTGCTGGCACTGAACCTGGGCAAGAGCAAAACCACCCCGGTCAACACCACCCCACCGAACCAACCACCGGCCCCGCCGTCGTCCGTCACCACGACCGTGATCCGGCCAAACAACAGCCCCGCCCTGACGGTGCTCCCCCCGCCGCCCGTCACCACCACCACGCGGCCGCCCGCGCCCACGACAACCAGCCAACCCACGACCACGGCCGTCACCACATCCACCACGACTCCCCCGCCGACCACCACGACCGCTCAGCCGACCACGACCAAACCGACGACGTCCCAGGCGACGACCACCGCGCCGCCGACCACGCAACAAACGACGACCGCCGCGCCCGTCACACCAACCACCATGGCGCCGGTGGGCTAGCGGTGCGCGGCGAACTCCGCCACCATCGCCTCCGCGCTGCGCACCGCCGCGCGGCAGGCCCTGGTGGTGAAAGGATCGTTGAGCGGGTGTTCGGCCCGGCGGCGCCAGCGCTGGGCAGCGGCGAACGCGGCACGCGGCCCCTCGTTGGGATGCGCATCGGGGTCCAGCCCAAGCCTGCTCGCCGGGCTGGTGCCCGACCCACCGATGATGCGGCGCAGCGATGCGATTTCCTCCTCATTCAATGTCGTTGTCCGTGAATGTAATTGGCTGAGCAGGCGAAGCTCCTCGAAGGCGTGGGTGTCGGCCAACAGCGGGTCAATATCGGCCATGATGTATGGCGTTGCCATGATCGGGAACACCTCGACGAACCTGCGCAACGACACCAGCGCGGTGTGTGCCTTGAGCATGTCGGAGCGTTGCGCGAGCTGCTGGTCGATGACGTCGCGCAGCGCCAGCAGCCCGCTACGCTCCAGCAGCTCGGCGGCCAGCCCCGCCGAATCGGCGACGCCCGCCGCCAGCACGGCGATCGAGATCCGGATGCCGAACATGCCGAACCGCTCCAGCAATTGCGCGCGGGTGCCGGCGTCCACGGGCAATGGGCTGTCCGGCCGCACGAACCGGTCCACACTCAGCAGGGCCTTGTTGAGTTCGGTGCTGTCGGCGCCGGCGAGTTTCTGCAGTGCGATGAACTCAGTTTGGCGCAGCGTGCGCGCGGTCAACGCGAGCAGTCCGGACACCGGCACCACCGCCTGGCAGCTGCCGGTCTGATTCATTTCGCTGGTGAACCGCATGGCCACGTCCTTCGCCGACAGCATGGCGTCGATCCGGCCGGCGCCGATCTCGTCCGCCCGGGAGGCCACCCCGATGATGCCCAGCGCTCCCGCCGACCCGCCGACGAGCGCACCGATCTGCTTGAGCAGTGCGACGTCGGCGGCGCCCAGGGTGCGCAGCAGGAACACCACCGCATCCACCCGCGGCACCCCGTCGGCGGGGACCAACAGCTGCAGCGTGCGCTCGGAGGCGTCGCGCGTCAGCGACGACGTCCCCGGGGTGTCAACGATGGTGGTGTCGGTCAATTCCTCGGCGGGCCACTCGACGTCGAGGTCCACGACGTCGGCGGGGTTGAGCCCGCGCATATCGAAGGTCAGCCCGCCGCTATGGGTGATCGGCACGTTGCAACGCCGGCCGCCGCGATGGTTGGCGGTGACCTTCGGCGTGGGGCCATGGCGGTACCAGGTCACGATCCGGGTCGCCTCGGTGGCATCGGTCGGCGCGATGTCGGCGCCGACCAATGCGTTGACCAGAGTGGACTTTCCGGCCTTGAGCGGGCCGGCCAACGCGATGCGGATCGGTTCGGCCAGGCGCGCGCCGATGCGGTCCAGTTCGTAGAAAACGTCTTGGCGTTGGCGGTAAGCCGGCTCGCCCCGGTAGGCCTCGATGGTCCCGCCCAGAATCGCGCGGACCCGCTCGCTGGTGCTCACGTTCCTCCCATGGCCACCCGGGACGTCAGCTTGTTCACGTTGTCGCTCACCTGGTTCAGGATGTCCAACTGCCGCTGAAGTTCACGGACCCTATTGTCACGCTCGACGTCGTGCAGGTGCGCCGCCGCGATGGTGGCCTGCAGTGATTCGTTGAGCGACCGGGTGAGCTCGTTGGCGATGCCGCGGTAGTGGTCGCGCAACGTGCGGTGGATGACCTTGAGCCGGTCGCGGGACTCCTTGCCGACGACAAACGAAACGTCGTCAACGAAGCGCCGCACATTGCTCTTCGCCTCGGCGCGCACCCGCAACAGCCGATTCGCTTTTTCCTCCTTATATGCCATGCGGCCGAGTATCACCCCGGCCCCCACGGACAGCGGATTGAACAAACCCAGCCCGGCCACCGAGGACAACATGCCGATCATCACCACGCCGCCGTAGGAACCCCGCAAGCCGGACACCACCTTCTGGCCCTTGCCCTGCGGCCTGGACTCGAGCTGGGCCAGCGCCTTGAGCCGGCCGAAATCCTCGCCCATCGCACGCGCGCTCAGCTCGGGAGACATCACCGAGTCCAGCCCCAGGTCGGCGAAGGAGCGCGCCACGTCGTCAGCCAATTCTTCGGCCCGTTGGTAAGCCCACACGAAGTTGTCCCCGACGGCGGTGGCGACTGCGTTTTCCACGTCGGTGCCGATCTGCGCCCAATGCCTGGTCGGGTCGCACGAATCTATCTGGCGCTCAACGTCTTCGGTGACAGCGCGGAAGCGCGCGCGCAGGTCGTGGTCCACGTCGTTGCTCAGGTCGGTGAATCCGTCGCCCAGCACCTGCTGCCATAGCGCGGTCTGTTGCAGCGCATCCTGGGCCTCCCGCTTGCGTCGCTCCAGCTCGTCGGCGAGCCGGCCGCGAAGATCCGGATCGTTGACCACCGATAGCTCCGCGCCCACGGAAATAGCCAAATGCTCTGCTGCCGAACGTATTTCGCCGAGTACCTCATCACGCACCCGGTCGGTCTGGCGAGAGAGGACTTTCTCGCTGAGAAACTTGACGATCGCCGGAAAGTTGGACTCGTCGTTGAGCTCCGTGTCGTTGAGCGCGACGGCATGGCTGCGCAACAGGGACGACACTGCGATGATCGGCATCGGCACCCGGGCGCGGTGCAGGTGCGCGGCGTTGGCGTTGACGACGTCACGCCAGTGCGGATAGAGGTCGATCTTGGTGGCCACCATCACGCCGACGGGACAGATCTGGTAGGCCTGCTGCACGAAACGCATCTCGGGTTCGGTCAGTTCTTGGCTGGTGTCGGTGACCATCAGGATGGCGTCGGCATCGGGCAACAGCCCAAGCGTCGCCGACAAGTGGGGCTGCCCGTGGCCACCCACACCGGGGGTGTCGATGAACGCCAAGCCGCCCTGCAGCAGCGGGCTGGGCGCGCCCACCTCGACCCGCAACACCTCGCGGCCGTCCGCGCGCGGGGCCCGCCGCAGGTCGGTGTTGATGTCATCGACCGGGATGTCGACCGTCTCGGTTTCGCCGTCGGGACCGGCGGCAACGACGAGGCGAGCCGACGGCTGCGCGCTGTAGCTCACCACGGTGACCACCACGGTGGCTTCGTCGTCACCGACGCGCGCCACCGGCATGTTCAGCAGGGAGTTGAGCAGTTGGCTCTTGCCCTGTTTGAGCTGTCCGGCGATCACCACCCGGATCTGCGGATCCGTGATTCGCTCGCGGGCCCGGGTCAGCCGCCGCGCCAGGTCGGAACGGTCGTTGAGTTCGGCGATCGCGATGGTGTGATCGATCAATTCGACGATCACGCCGACCCGACGCGGGTCATCGGGTTGGTTCACCGTGCAGCCCTACTTTCTCGCTCGCTTGCACTTCAGATCACGGTATGCGCACGAACCGGCGGGGACCACGAAGTCCCCGCCGGTTCGTCGGGCCGGTCCGGGGTCAGAACCCGTGGTGGTCGACCGGGCCGTGCGACGCGGGTGGCTCGGTGTGCGGCGACGTATGCGCCACCGGCGGCTGGTGATCGCCACCGAACACCGAGGGGCTCGGCGCGTGGGCCGGCCACTCGCTCGGCGCGTGCTCGGCCGGCGTGGGGGCCGGAAGGGCCGGCGTGGGGGCCGGATGGGCCGGCGCCGGAGCGTGCGGCTCCGGTGCATTGATCACCGGTGGGTGCGCGCCGCCGCCGTGGCCATCGGCGCTGCCGGGGCTGCCGATGACGGGGCCGCCACCCGACGGGGGCGTTGTGTGACCGCCAACCGTGCCGTCAGCACCGCCCCGAATGACAGGGCCCTGGCCAGCGGGAACGGTCGGGCCATGCTGGGCGGGCGGGAAACCGCCGTTGACGGTGCCGCCACCTCCGAGCGTGACGCCTTCCTGGCCGAGGATGTCGCCGTGCGCCCCGGCGCCGGCTCCCCCGGCCGCCGCACCGCCGCCGGGTCCGGTCCCCATGATGCCGTCGCCCACTCCGCCGGCCATTGCGCCCTCGGCGCCAACGTGGGCCGCGGTTCCAGCCCCACCCGCGATCGCCGGTTGCGGGGTCGCGTGGCCACCAAGCGCGGCGCTGTCGCCGCTCAGCAGGTTGCCGCGGCCGCCACCACCGATGCCTAGCCCTGCGCCGCCGGCCGCCCCGGCGCCGGCGGTACCACCCACACCGACACCCCCTAGTGGGCCGGAAACGTGAGGAGTAGCGGCGCCGTTCAACGCGGCGCCTTCGCTAGCAATCAATCCGGCTTGGCTGCTTGCGGTTGCTCCCAACGCCACGTTTGCGCCAACACCGCCCACGCCACCGAGAGCAGTCTGGCCACCCAGAGCCGCCTGGCCGCCGAGTGCGGCCTGGCCACCGAGCGTGGCTTGACCGCCGAGCGCGGCCGAACCACCGGCGCCGATGCCAACCTGGCCACCAACGCCTGCCTGACCACCGGCGCCGATCTGGACACCGCCACCTACGCGGCCTCCCATGTCGGTCCGCCCAACGGCTTCACCGGCGAAACCGACCCCGGCGTGACCGCCGACGCCACCACCGATCGCGCCTCCGGCCTGGGCGCCGACGCCAACCGCTAGACCACCGCCGACCTGACCTCCGACACCGACACCGACGTGGCCTCCGAGGCCCGCGCCGCCGCCGATGCCAGCCTGACCACCGAAACCGGCCCCGCCGCCAACGCCGCCGCCCAGACCGAGGCCCAGGCCCGCACCAACCTGACCACCAACGGCGGCCTGGCCACCAAGACCAAAGCCCAGGCCGGCGCCCACGCCCGTCTGACCACCCAGACCAACACCCAAGCCAGCGCCCACCTGGACAGCAATCCCGGCCTCAACCGCGAAGCCTGCCTGAGCGCCCAATCCCAGACCGACCTGGCTCCCAAAGCCACCGGTTGGTTCGGCGAAAGCGAGGCCGGGCATGAACCCACCGGCACCGCCCTGCCAACCCAGGCCGCCACCCGCTTGACCGAGGATCCCAGCACCGAGGTCTGCGGCGACATTGGCCAGTCCGGATCCCGCGTCACTCGCCACGACGGCGCCGGCGTCCTGCGCAACAAGCGCCGACGCATAACCGGCGTCGGACACGAAGCCCGAGTCGGGCGTCGGCGCGAAGCCGAACTGGTCGGCCACCGCCAGCTGGACCGCGCCGATCGGGTCGCCGTCATCGAGGACAAGCCCCGGCACCGCACTAGCCGCCGCGGCAAACTCTTCCGGCGACACGTTGATCAGCCCGGCATTGGTCATGGCCTGCCCAGGAGCCGACACGAAGGACTGCGCGGCTTCCTCGTTGCGAAACAGGCTCAGGATGTAGTCGACAAGCGAGGTCAGCGTGGTCATGGTCCATCCCTTCAATCGAATCTGTGCAGCTGTCCGCCGATGTGACCGGCGGTTTGCCATAAACGCTAGGGATTGCACCCCTCCCCGGAATCGGGGTCCGATCCCCCGGTGGGTCGAGTACCCATCGGGATCGGCCGCGGCGCCCCTTTAGGGGATTAGGGGATATCTAGGATCCCCCATGCCCATCGTGAAGCCACCCCCAATAGCCGCATTTGCGCACGTCAGAAACCTAACGCGCGCTACCCGTGGATGCCGAAACCGTGATGATCGGCCTCGACGGTGTGGGGGTGGATGACCGGGTGGTCCCCGATACCCGGATCCTCTGGCGGGAATACGCCGTGGTCGACGGTGGTTTCCGGCACCTCAGCCGCGGTGTGCAGGACCGGCGGTTCATTTCCGACGGCCGGAAACAGATGCGGATCCGTGGGCACGTCACCGCGGTCGGGTGTGGCCGGCTGGTTGATCACGCCGCTTGACGCTCGATGCTGTTCGACAACTCCCGCAGGGATATGTGGCGAGAATGCGTCGAGGGCGGCCGTGGCCGCTCCGCTTGCCCACACGTTGCCATGATCGGCGGGAGGTGTTCCCGCGGCGGTGGTATCCGCGTTCGCCATCGACAGCGAATCCGACACCATCGGGATCAGGTTGTTCACGTCGGCGCTGGTCACATCCGTAAGATGGGCATCGGCGATCGCCTGCGCGGGGTTGGCGGCGTAGCGTGCGGCGGCGTCGGGGTCGCGCACGAGTGAGATCACAAAATCGAGCAACGAGTTTGCCATCACGCTCCTCCTCCCCCTCAGTGTCCGATGCCGTGGCGACCACGGGGAAATCCCAGCCGATTATCAAAATGTTATCGGTTGAGGCAACGGCGTTGATCGGTGCGAAACCCACCTACCCTGCGGCACTATTAGGGGGCACGACGTTAGGGGAATTGTGGGGATATGGGGATCCAGGGTGACCGAACCCGGCACTGAGATCCCGCCGTCAGCGCGCGAGGCCATCCGGGCCCTCGCGAACGCCGCGACGGCGCCGGCCAAGGTCCTGATCAGCGGCGGTATCGGAACGGGCAAAACCACCGTTCTCGCCGCTGCCCGCGACGGGCTGCGCCGCGCCGGGTTGACCGTGCTGGCACGCCCGCCACGAGACGACGATCCACCCGACGCGGCGCTCGTTGTCGACGACGCCCAGTTGCTGACCGACGCCGAACTGTCGGACCTCGCCGACCGGGCTGCCGACCCGCGCGCGACGGTCGTGGTGGCCGCCGAAGCCCAGGAGCAGCGCGCCGCGCTGCGAGCCCTGACGACGGTCATCGAACGGGATGGATCTCGGATAGCGCTCGGACCGCTGCCGGTCGCCGACCACCTGTTGGACTGCACCGCCGGGCTGCCCTTCCTGGTTCACGCCGTGTCCGCCGGCGCGCAGTCCCCGGCGCAGCTGGCCAAGTTCGCCCTGATCGAGCGGTTGCGCCGGCACGACGACCCGACCCTGGACACCCTGCTGATCATGTCGCTCAGCCAGGAGTTAGGGACGGCCGATGTGGCAGCCGCGTTGGCGATTTCGGCAGCAGACGCCCGCGGGTTGGTCGATCGGGCCCGCGCGAGCGGACTCGTCGAACCGTCGCACACCGCGGCGTTCCTGCGGTCGGTGCATGACGCGGTCGCGCAAATCGTCGGAAATGCCCACCACCACGAGGTCGAAACCGCGTTGCTGCGTACACAATTCGACATGTCGGCGGTGTCGCCCGATCTCGCGCTGCGACTGTCCGAACACGGGCTGCGCGACGACCGGCTGGCGGACCTGCTGACCCGGCACGCCGCGCAGGCGCGCGGCCGGTCGGAGCGGGCCGCGCGGCTGTACCGGGCCGCCATCGACGCCGGTGCCACCGGGCTGACTGCCCGACTGGCGGACGCGCTCGCCCTCTCCGGGGACTGCGCCGCCGCCGCGGCACTGGCCGACGATCTGCTCGCCTCCTCGAACTCCGTCGAACGCGCCGCGGCGGTACGGATTGCGGGCAGCGTCGCGGCCCACGAGGGCAACGCGGGTCAGGCGGCCGAATTGTTCGGCTGGCTTGGCCCCTACCCGGATGCGGTGGTGGGCGCGGCAGCGGCGATCGCGCTGGCCGGGACCGGTGACCTGGCGTCGGCGCGCGCCGCGCTGCGCCTCAAGGACGCCGGCCCGCCGACGATGGCGGCTCGTGCGTCGCGCAGCCTCGCCGAAGGGCTGCTGATGACCATGGATCGGCCGTATCCGGCCGCGATGACAAGGCTGGGCCAGGCCATCGCGGCCGAACGAACGATGACCGAAGTCATTCCGGACAGCCCCGCCGCCCTGGTTGCCTTGGCGGCGATCCACGCCGGCGATCCGGTGCGCGCGCGCAGCGTCATCGGTCGCGCCGTGTGTGCCGGCGACGACGCGCTGTTCCGGCGTCGCCACCTGCTGTTGTCCGGCTGGATCAAGATGCAGGACGGGCAGCTGCCGTGGGCCAGCGCGGACGCTGTCGCGGCGGCCTCCGGTGACTTGCGCCGGCGCGACACGTTGTGGGCGGCGGCGCTGCAGACCGCGATCGCGCGCCGCGGCGGCGACGCGGGTGCGCTGCAAAACCATTGGTATGCCGCCATGGAAGTGCTCGCCGAGTACTCCGTCGACCTGTTCACGCTGCTGCCGCTGGGGGAATTGTGGATCGCGGCTGCCCGGATGCGCCAGCTGGACCAGATGCGACACACCCTGGATCAAGCGTTCAGCCTGTTGGAATCGCTGGGCAATCCCGCGCTGTGGTCCGTTCCGCTGCATTGGGCCGGGGTGCACGCCGGAATAGTCGCCAACTCGCCCGAGGCGGTGGCGCCGCACGGACAGGCCCTCAGCGGGGCGGCGGTCGGCAGCGCCCTGGCCCGGGCGCTCTCCGGCGCCGGACGCACCTGGCTGCGGGTCCTTGCCGATCAGGTCGATCCCGCCGAGGTCACCGCGGCGGCCCGGGCGTTGTCCCACGTCGGGTTGACCGCGGATGCGACCCGGCTGGCTGGTCAGGCGGCGCTGCAAACGCCCGACGCCCGGGTGTCCGGGGCCATGCTGCAACTGGCCCGCGACCTCAAGCTGAGCGCGGGCCCCACCGAAATGGCCGGCGAGACGCCCGATGAGGAACCCGCGACCGGCAGTCCGCCCCCGCCCCGCCATCCTCCGGCGGGGTCACCGCTGTCCGACCGCGAACGCGAGGTCGCCGAGCTGCTGCTGTTGGGCATGCCCTACCGCGACATTGGCGGCCAACTGTTCATCTCGGCCAAGACGGTCGAACACCACGTGGCGCGGATCCGTCGTCGCCTCGGCGCCGGCTCCCGCTCGGAGATGTTGTCGATGCTGCGCGCGATGTTGACTCGACCCGTAGGTTAGGACAGCCTCCCTCGCGCTCAGAACCGCGCAGATGTCAGTATGGGCAGGTTAAACAGGGTACGGCGTCGTGACGCCGGAGTATCTAAGCATTGGGGTGACCTTCCGTGACCACGCAAACGCTCATCAGACTGGTGCTGGGTCTGGGCATGACGGCGGTCGTGGGAGCGTTCGCTCTGCGACGGGTGTGGTGGCTGTACAAGCTGGTCATGTCCGGCCAGCCCGCCACCGGGCGCACCGAGAATCTGGGCACCCGGATCTGGACCCAGATCGCCGAGGTGTTCGGACAACGTCGGCTGCTGAAGTGGTCACTGCCGGGCTTGGCGCACTTCTTCACCATGTGGGGCTTCTTCATCCTGCTGACGGTCTACATCGAGGCCTACGGGGTGCTGTTCCAACCCAACTTCCACCTCCCGATCATCGGCCGCTGGGACGCGCTGGGCTTCCTGCAGGACTTCTTCGCGCTGGCCGTGCTGGCCGGCATCGTCACCTTCGCGATCATCCGGTTGCGCACCGAGCCGAAGGAACACGGTCGGCAGTCCCGGTTCTACGGTTCGCACACCGGCGGTGCCTGGCTGATCCTGTTCATGATCTTCAACGTCATCTGGACGTATGCCATTTTCCGCGGGGCATCGGTCAACGCGCTCGGCGACGAATTCCCTTACGGCCGTGGCGCATTCTTCTCCCACGCCATGGGCTCGCTACTACATCCGTTGGGTCAGGGCGCCAACGAGATCGTCGAGACCGTCGCGCTGATGCTGCACATCGGCGTCATGCTGGCGTTCCTGCTGATCGTGTTGCACTCCAAGCACCTGCACATCTTCTTGGCGCCGATCAACGTCACCTTCAAGCGATTGCCGGACGGGTTGGGCCCGCTGCTGCCCGTCGAAGCCCACGGCGAGCCGATCGACTTCGAAAACCCGCCCGACGACGCCGAATTCGGGCGCGGCAAGATCGAAGACTTCACCTGGAAGGCGATGCTCGACTTCGCCACCTGCACCGAGTGCGGGCGCTGCCAGTCGCAATGCCCGGCCTGGAACACCGGAAAACCGTTGTCCCCCAAGCTCGTCATCATGGACCTGCGCGACCACTGGATGGCCAAGGCGCCTTACATCCTGGGCGAGAAGAGCCAGGAGCCGCTTGAGGGTCTCGACCTCGAGACGGTCAAGGAGGAGGGCCACCATGTGCCGGAGTCCGGCTTCGGCCGGGTGCCCGGGCACGGGCCCGAGCAAGCGGCCCGCCCGCTGGTCGGCACCGCCCAACAGGGCGGTGTGATCGATCCCGACGTGCTGTGGTCCTGCGTCACCTGCGGCGCGTGCGTCGAGCAGTGCCCGGTGGACATCGAGCATGTCGACCACATCGTGGATATGCGCCGCTACCAGGTGATGATGGAGTCGGAGTTTCCGTCCGAGCTGTCCGTGCTGTTCAAGAACCTGGAGAACAAGGGCAACCCGTGGGGGCAGAATGCCTCTGACCGGACCAATTGGATCGACGAGGTCGACTTCGACGTCCCGGTCTACGGCGAGGATGTCGACAGTTTCGACGGCTACGAATACCTGTTCTGGGTGGGCTGTGCGGGCGCCTACGACGACAAGGCAAAAAAGACCACCAAGGCCGTCGCCGAACTGCTCGCCATCGCCGGGGTGAAGTTCCTGGTGTTGGGTACCGGGGAAACCTGCAACGGCGACTCCGCGCGCCGGTCGGGCAACGAGTTCCTGTTCCAGCAACTGGCCCAACAGGCTGTCGAGACCCTGGACGGACTGTTCGAGGGTGTGGAGACCGTCGACCGCAAGATTGTGGTCACCTGCCCGCACTGCTTCAACACCATCGGCAAGGAATACCGGCAGCTGGGTGCCAACTACACTGTGCTGCACCACACGCAGCTGCTCAACCGGTTGGTGCGCGACAAGAGGCTGGTCCCCCTCAGCTCCGTATCCCAAGACATCACCTATCACGACCCGTGCTATCTGGGCCGGCACAACAAGGTGTACGAGGCGCCGCGCGAGCTGATCGGCGCCGCGGGAGCGAACCTCACCGAAATGCCGCGCCACGCCGAGCGCAGCTTCTGCTGCGGCGCGGGCGGCGCCCGCATGTGGATGGAAGAGCACATCGGCAAGCGGATAAACCACGAGCGCGTCGACGAGGCGCTGGCCACCAACGCCGCCGCCATCGCAACCGCCTGCCCGTTCTGCCGGGTGATGGTCACAGACGGCGTCAACGACCGGGCGGAGGCCGGCAGCGACCGGCCTGTTCCTGAGGTGCTCGACGTGGCCCAGGTGCTGCTCGGCTCGCTCGATCACGACACGTCGCTGCTGCCGGCGAAGGGTACGGCCGCAAAGGAGGCCTCGAAGCGCGCGGCGAAGGCCGAGCCCGAGGCTGCGGCACCCAGTCCCCCTGCCGAGAAAATCGAAGAAGCGGCCGAGAAGCCGGCGGCTACAAAACCCGAGAAGGCCACCAAGGCCG
This is a stretch of genomic DNA from Mycobacterium lacus. It encodes these proteins:
- a CDS encoding Hsp70 family protein; amino-acid sequence: MSASLGLSIGVANLVAARVGGAPVSRGSVLTVFDHRASEVGVPEENPNVTEAGLVLRGFVERVGDRTPLVAADGTKYLGVALTVEALEAMARTVGDGGPVTVAVPAYWSEGQYAAMREEFFAQPGLAPGGVPPALISDATAALAALCAKPGFPTDGVVALCDFGASGTSVTLSDAGAGFDQIGATLRDPEFSGDTIDQLMVSHLRADPPDGSLTRLLGECRHAKEQLSAATVAVIAGRPGSGEDVRLSRTEFEQLIAGPLDLFVSNVEEMLQRNGIPRTTLRALATVGGGASIPLITTRLSERLGVPIFTTGQPTFSAAIGAAVLGQRQSSGGTPTVMGAVVDTPTDMVGVPPTEVAPAAWAARAASDDKSSTYRALAWSQDVAGDEPVPYAGSGATGKYAWETTGFDYAAEARPVTEAGTLPWYKRAALVLGVAGAGAAVLVTVLLALNLGKSKTTPVNTTPPNQPPAPPSSVTTTVIRPNNSPALTVLPPPPVTTTTRPPAPTTTSQPTTTAVTTSTTTPPPTTTTAQPTTTKPTTSQATTTAPPTTQQTTTAAPVTPTTMAPVG
- a CDS encoding Rv0340 family IniB-related protein, whose translation is MANSLLDFVISLVRDPDAAARYAANPAQAIADAHLTDVTSADVNNLIPMVSDSLSMANADTTAAGTPPADHGNVWASGAATAALDAFSPHIPAGVVEQHRASSGVINQPATPDRGDVPTDPHLFPAVGNEPPVLHTAAEVPETTVDHGVFPPEDPGIGDHPVIHPHTVEADHHGFGIHG
- the iniC gene encoding isoniazid-induced dynamin-like GTPase IniC, which translates into the protein MSTSERVRAILGGTIEAYRGEPAYRQRQDVFYELDRIGARLAEPIRIALAGPLKAGKSTLVNALVGADIAPTDATEATRIVTWYRHGPTPKVTANHRGGRRCNVPITHSGGLTFDMRGLNPADVVDLDVEWPAEELTDTTIVDTPGTSSLTRDASERTLQLLVPADGVPRVDAVVFLLRTLGAADVALLKQIGALVGGSAGALGIIGVASRADEIGAGRIDAMLSAKDVAMRFTSEMNQTGSCQAVVPVSGLLALTARTLRQTEFIALQKLAGADSTELNKALLSVDRFVRPDSPLPVDAGTRAQLLERFGMFGIRISIAVLAAGVADSAGLAAELLERSGLLALRDVIDQQLAQRSDMLKAHTALVSLRRFVEVFPIMATPYIMADIDPLLADTHAFEELRLLSQLHSRTTTLNEEEIASLRRIIGGSGTSPASRLGLDPDAHPNEGPRAAFAAAQRWRRRAEHPLNDPFTTRACRAAVRSAEAMVAEFAAHR
- the iniA gene encoding isoniazid-induced dynamin-like GTPase IniA, whose product is MNQPDDPRRVGVIVELIDHTIAIAELNDRSDLARRLTRARERITDPQIRVVIAGQLKQGKSQLLNSLLNMPVARVGDDEATVVVTVVSYSAQPSARLVVAAGPDGETETVDIPVDDINTDLRRAPRADGREVLRVEVGAPSPLLQGGLAFIDTPGVGGHGQPHLSATLGLLPDADAILMVTDTSQELTEPEMRFVQQAYQICPVGVMVATKIDLYPHWRDVVNANAAHLHRARVPMPIIAVSSLLRSHAVALNDTELNDESNFPAIVKFLSEKVLSRQTDRVRDEVLGEIRSAAEHLAISVGAELSVVNDPDLRGRLADELERRKREAQDALQQTALWQQVLGDGFTDLSNDVDHDLRARFRAVTEDVERQIDSCDPTRHWAQIGTDVENAVATAVGDNFVWAYQRAEELADDVARSFADLGLDSVMSPELSARAMGEDFGRLKALAQLESRPQGKGQKVVSGLRGSYGGVVMIGMLSSVAGLGLFNPLSVGAGVILGRMAYKEEKANRLLRVRAEAKSNVRRFVDDVSFVVGKESRDRLKVIHRTLRDHYRGIANELTRSLNESLQATIAAAHLHDVERDNRVRELQRQLDILNQVSDNVNKLTSRVAMGGT
- a CDS encoding IniB N-terminal domain-containing protein codes for the protein MTTLTSLVDYILSLFRNEEAAQSFVSAPGQAMTNAGLINVSPEEFAAAASAVPGLVLDDGDPIGAVQLAVADQFGFAPTPDSGFVSDAGYASALVAQDAGAVVASDAGSGLANVAADLGAGILGQAGGGLGWQGGAGGFMPGLAFAEPTGGFGSQVGLGLGAQAGFAVEAGIAVQVGAGLGVGLGGQTGVGAGLGFGLGGQAAVGGQVGAGLGLGLGGGVGGGAGFGGQAGIGGGAGLGGHVGVGVGGQVGGGLAVGVGAQAGGAIGGGVGGHAGVGFAGEAVGRTDMGGRVGGGVQIGAGGQAGVGGQVGIGAGGSAALGGQATLGGQAALGGQAALGGQTALGGVGGVGANVALGATASSQAGLIASEGAALNGAATPHVSGPLGGVGVGGTAGAGAAGGAGLGIGGGGRGNLLSGDSAALGGHATPQPAIAGGAGTAAHVGAEGAMAGGVGDGIMGTGPGGGAAAGGAGAGAHGDILGQEGVTLGGGGTVNGGFPPAQHGPTVPAGQGPVIRGGADGTVGGHTTPPSGGGPVIGSPGSADGHGGGAHPPVINAPEPHAPAPAHPAPTPALPAPTPAEHAPSEWPAHAPSPSVFGGDHQPPVAHTSPHTEPPASHGPVDHHGF